The following proteins are co-located in the Siansivirga zeaxanthinifaciens CC-SAMT-1 genome:
- a CDS encoding ATP-binding protein: MKLPAPIFVVFFLFFSTFIFAQNNFEFDKLSGENISTQSITYAIKQDSIGNIWIASEEGVIKYDSKQIKIYNTYDGLPENLNNRVTALFVDSKQRVWIGLENGLCLYDKAFDKFNLIQSEIDINPSLITSIAEDDTGNIWIGGFNGLWKVNNETLKLSKKGNSLNIQTIAFKNDILIYGTLNGLFSYDSKTDVVTEILENQSLKNISFIGNVKDNTYAGLKSGAIYILNTSLTRANKVDLAFQIKHPIKDLITDNNSNIYIATDGEGIYYLNKDFKLISHFRENVDNPFSISSNGVYDIEFGDENILWVATYSGGINYLDFNKKPFQRFKHLLNTNNSIATDFSRSIAEDKYGNIWFGTTKGISVWNPKSNTWKQIPEITPNKNKEDDIVLALESDNDYMWAGTYNRGLFKININNFSATPYTHETNKTIDLEKIYTVFKDSKNNIWFGGIDGSLTVIRQNSRVDEYPIYQIKHLTESKSGHILASGRYGIYKINDANKEFELIEKLKPNKVNLAYATINAVQETTNGNLVLATNGSGLVFYNVKNKSIKKLTIASNLPSDIVQGVLLDDNIVWASTTKGLAQIKITETDTIINVFDKKEGMASTEFNYGSFAKFSNGKFAFGGRDGVTIFNPKNILESNYKPNIVFDEFKLFNKVIDAGKKPLSKHVNEVDKIILTAKENSIELGFTGILHSSASKVKYSWKLEGFDENWSEPSTVNFATYTNLAPNNYIFKVRAYNKYATVSDERQIQIKVLPPWWATNQAYVLYVLLFLLLIVAIVHFTSVIVKKKNADQQIDFFNNITHEIKTPLTILISSLDNITENIGTGEDSKKRIKTTVKRINSLFEQMLNFQKVTSEGYVLNEISEIDLNTHINKRIYNFGPLTQQSNLQIKFNNNFNEPYFYFDKEVFDKIFLNLLSNAIKYSFENGTITINLDKTAKNGLQIEIIDEGLGIPKDQQKYILTRYYRARNVINSQRPGTGLGLMMVKKLLEKTGGSIDFVSEENKGTKFTIQLKSLKYEYDKQLQQKESTIGTIEVENEDRSELDAFSDSKILIVEDNDELRQLLVDTLGVYFQVFEAINGKEGLEIASQIFPNIILTDLIMPELDGMQMARQLKDDINLNHIPVFMLTVLQNSAQKIESIETGISEYIEKPIDIKFLLAKIINTLKWQKKLRDKFKHDNDSDNASLFRNKNDQDFLQNLEDKILENIENESFSVHDLSGSFSISRTSLYMKLKNLVDLSPQDFIIHTKLKYAKKLLIEGDCSIKEVAYRSGFSNPKYFSTSFKKFYKMTPSGFLESLKQE; this comes from the coding sequence TTGAAATTACCAGCTCCAATATTTGTCGTTTTTTTTCTTTTTTTTTCAACGTTTATTTTTGCTCAAAACAATTTTGAGTTCGATAAACTTTCTGGCGAAAATATATCTACTCAAAGTATTACTTATGCAATTAAACAGGATAGTATTGGTAATATTTGGATAGCATCGGAAGAAGGTGTTATAAAATACGATTCAAAACAAATAAAAATATATAATACTTACGATGGTTTACCAGAAAATTTAAATAATAGAGTTACAGCGCTTTTTGTAGACTCTAAACAGCGTGTTTGGATAGGTTTAGAAAATGGATTGTGTCTTTATGATAAAGCTTTTGATAAGTTTAATCTTATTCAAAGTGAAATAGATATCAATCCGTCGTTAATTACTTCAATTGCAGAAGACGATACAGGAAACATTTGGATTGGCGGTTTTAATGGATTATGGAAAGTTAATAATGAAACTTTAAAACTATCAAAAAAAGGGAATAGCTTAAATATTCAAACCATTGCTTTTAAAAATGATATTCTTATTTATGGCACTTTAAACGGATTGTTTTCTTACGATAGTAAAACCGATGTGGTTACTGAAATTCTTGAAAATCAATCGTTAAAAAATATTTCTTTCATAGGAAATGTTAAAGATAATACCTATGCTGGTTTAAAATCTGGGGCTATTTATATTTTAAATACGAGTTTAACTAGGGCTAATAAAGTCGATTTAGCATTTCAGATAAAGCATCCTATTAAAGATTTAATAACAGATAATAACTCGAATATTTACATTGCAACCGATGGCGAAGGTATATATTATTTAAATAAAGATTTTAAGTTAATTAGTCATTTTAGAGAAAATGTAGATAACCCATTTTCAATTTCAAGTAATGGTGTATATGATATTGAATTTGGCGATGAAAATATTTTATGGGTTGCCACTTACAGTGGCGGAATTAATTATTTAGATTTCAATAAAAAGCCTTTTCAACGTTTTAAACATCTTTTAAATACTAACAATAGTATTGCAACAGATTTTTCTCGATCTATTGCTGAAGATAAATATGGAAATATTTGGTTTGGAACCACTAAAGGTATAAGTGTTTGGAATCCTAAAAGTAATACTTGGAAACAGATTCCAGAAATTACGCCTAATAAAAATAAAGAAGACGATATTGTTTTGGCATTAGAATCAGACAACGATTATATGTGGGCTGGGACTTATAATAGAGGACTTTTTAAAATAAATATTAATAATTTTAGCGCTACCCCTTATACACACGAGACCAATAAAACAATAGATTTAGAGAAAATTTATACTGTTTTTAAAGATTCAAAAAATAATATTTGGTTTGGCGGAATTGATGGTAGTTTAACAGTTATTAGACAAAATAGTAGAGTAGATGAGTATCCTATTTATCAAATTAAACATCTAACAGAATCTAAATCGGGACATATTTTAGCATCTGGCAGATATGGTATTTACAAAATTAACGATGCGAATAAAGAATTTGAATTAATAGAAAAGCTAAAGCCCAATAAGGTTAATTTGGCTTATGCAACTATTAATGCAGTGCAAGAAACAACAAATGGAAATTTAGTTCTGGCTACAAACGGTTCTGGTTTGGTTTTTTATAACGTAAAAAATAAATCTATTAAAAAATTAACTATCGCATCTAATTTACCATCTGATATCGTTCAAGGGGTTCTTTTAGATGATAACATCGTTTGGGCGAGTACTACAAAGGGACTGGCACAGATAAAAATTACAGAAACAGACACTATTATTAATGTATTCGATAAAAAAGAAGGTATGGCAAGTACCGAGTTTAACTATGGCAGTTTTGCTAAATTTAGTAACGGTAAATTTGCCTTTGGTGGTAGGGACGGCGTTACTATTTTTAATCCGAAAAATATTTTAGAGAGTAATTATAAGCCTAATATTGTTTTTGATGAATTTAAACTTTTTAATAAGGTTATAGATGCAGGTAAAAAACCATTAAGTAAACATGTTAATGAAGTAGATAAAATAATTTTAACAGCCAAAGAAAACTCTATAGAATTAGGGTTTACGGGTATCCTGCATAGTTCTGCATCAAAAGTAAAATATTCATGGAAATTAGAAGGTTTCGACGAAAACTGGTCTGAACCCAGCACTGTAAATTTTGCAACCTATACCAATTTAGCTCCCAATAATTATATTTTTAAAGTTAGAGCTTATAATAAGTACGCTACTGTTAGCGACGAAAGGCAAATACAAATAAAGGTACTACCGCCTTGGTGGGCAACAAATCAGGCTTACGTTTTATATGTGTTACTTTTTTTATTACTTATTGTGGCTATTGTTCACTTTACAAGTGTTATTGTAAAGAAAAAGAATGCAGACCAGCAAATAGATTTCTTTAATAATATTACACATGAAATAAAAACACCACTAACCATTTTAATTTCATCACTAGATAATATAACTGAAAACATAGGAACGGGCGAAGATTCTAAAAAACGCATAAAAACAACTGTAAAACGCATTAATTCACTTTTTGAACAAATGCTTAATTTTCAAAAAGTTACTTCGGAAGGTTATGTTTTAAATGAAATATCTGAAATAGATTTAAACACTCATATAAACAAACGAATTTATAATTTCGGACCATTAACACAGCAAAGTAATCTTCAAATAAAATTTAATAATAATTTTAATGAGCCTTATTTTTATTTCGATAAAGAAGTTTTCGATAAAATATTTTTAAACCTTTTATCAAACGCCATAAAATACTCGTTCGAAAATGGTACAATAACTATTAATTTGGATAAAACGGCTAAAAATGGGCTTCAAATTGAAATTATAGATGAAGGTTTGGGTATTCCTAAAGATCAACAAAAGTATATTTTAACACGCTATTACAGAGCCAGAAACGTCATTAATAGTCAGCGTCCGGGAACAGGTCTAGGCTTAATGATGGTGAAAAAATTATTAGAAAAAACAGGTGGCAGTATCGATTTTGTGAGTGAAGAAAATAAAGGAACCAAGTTCACCATTCAATTAAAAAGCTTAAAATATGAGTACGATAAGCAACTACAACAAAAAGAAAGTACTATTGGTACCATTGAAGTTGAAAACGAAGACCGTTCGGAATTAGATGCTTTTAGCGATAGTAAAATACTAATAGTAGAAGATAACGACGAATTACGACAACTTTTAGTAGATACTTTAGGTGTTTATTTTCAGGTATTTGAAGCTATAAATGGCAAAGAAGGATTAGAAATAGCTTCACAAATATTTCCCAATATCATCTTAACAGACTTAATCATGCCCGAATTAGATGGTATGCAAATGGCCAGACAATTAAAAGATGATATTAATTTAAATCATATACCAGTTTTTATGCTAACAGTACTGCAAAACTCTGCTCAAAAAATTGAAAGCATTGAAACAGGAATCTCAGAATATATAGAAAAACCCATCGATATTAAGTTTTTGCTAGCCAAAATAATTAATACATTAAAATGGCAGAAAAAATTACGAGATAAATTCAAGCATGATAACGATTCCGATAATGCTTCATTGTTCCGCAATAAAAACGACCAAGATTTCTTGCAAAATTTAGAAGACAAAATTCTAGAAAATATCGAAAACGAATCGTTTTCGGTACACGATTTATCGGGCAGTTTTAGTATAAGTAGAACATCACTCTACATGAAATTGAAAAACTTAGTCGATTTATCACCTCAAGACTTTATAATACATACCAAATTAAAATATGCTAAAAAACTTTTAATAGAAGGCGATTGTAGTATTAAAGAAGTAGCCTACCGTTCAGGATTTTCAAATCCGAAATACTTTAGTACCTCATTTAAAAAGTTTTACAAAATGACACCAAGTGGTTTTTTAGAAAGTTTAAAACAAGAGTAA
- a CDS encoding T9SS type A sorting domain-containing protein, with amino-acid sequence MKKTITLLALVLCTQLFYAQTTVTKQNTLIKSNHNFGLTNPVFNEGSPMTYNPGQVDALGAAFSLDYTNQGGTSFDGYPSGTVGGYKAGGTYYPGNVAACGMPVQIQDLTHDLRINWKTSQAFANDIGDKWWATINVIFDSGTATSEPDPAVRDYDLVIQNVSYEQDDFSDLDNPGGRYWYFARETPDGPIKPFTVYIGDVPYQWAVRYKFFDYPPGDINEDKNDKVHIKFIPIDNANPIPYLDHSLKQFIDCTVEYLDFLPLSPEERTKADLKVAESSLWIKSISAGYEIYEGAAILNNDYFYTTVDNVAPNALTNLTVTEQSGTAVLNWDASTDTAFDTYTVYRSENGGAYIKIASNLRTNSYTDDSISNQNYNYYVTATDRSFNESSSSNVANLDLTPVISNQTITIDVVEDSYVRDGKFKNTNYGSANNLQIREINSNGDRRYAYLKFNLSGISNVVSATLRVNNTGNNGDVDVSTVSTDNWSENTIKWNGKPSPGSYINTYSFNNLGEFDLDVTNYIINELQGDGVASFILQGSTSNFMTIGSKEGGNGATLIIEYNNGSTQKGSKTKNSFVDSNVSKSITETKMYPNPTSSKLYFNIENADTDNGSIEIFDSIGRLVQKAHITGSKMDINLEVPTGIYLVRINNKEHSITKRVVKK; translated from the coding sequence ATGAAAAAAACTATTACATTATTAGCATTAGTTTTGTGCACTCAACTATTTTATGCACAAACAACAGTAACAAAACAAAACACACTTATTAAGTCTAACCACAATTTCGGACTTACCAATCCTGTTTTTAATGAAGGCAGCCCAATGACTTACAATCCTGGGCAAGTAGATGCGCTTGGAGCTGCTTTTAGTTTAGACTACACGAACCAAGGCGGGACCAGCTTTGATGGCTACCCAAGTGGTACTGTAGGTGGCTATAAAGCTGGTGGAACCTATTACCCGGGTAATGTAGCAGCTTGTGGTATGCCTGTTCAAATCCAGGATTTAACCCATGATTTGAGAATAAATTGGAAAACATCGCAGGCCTTCGCTAATGACATAGGCGATAAATGGTGGGCTACCATAAATGTTATTTTCGATAGTGGTACGGCGACCTCCGAACCCGACCCAGCAGTTCGCGACTACGATTTGGTAATTCAAAACGTTAGTTATGAACAAGATGATTTTTCAGATTTAGATAACCCTGGTGGCCGATATTGGTACTTTGCCAGAGAAACTCCTGATGGGCCTATAAAACCTTTTACGGTTTACATCGGCGATGTTCCATACCAATGGGCTGTGCGTTACAAGTTTTTTGATTATCCTCCTGGTGATATTAATGAGGATAAGAACGATAAAGTACATATTAAGTTTATTCCCATAGATAACGCTAACCCGATACCGTATTTAGATCATTCTTTAAAACAGTTTATAGATTGTACCGTGGAATATTTAGACTTTTTGCCTTTAAGTCCTGAAGAAAGAACAAAAGCCGACTTAAAAGTAGCAGAAAGTAGTTTATGGATTAAATCTATTTCTGCTGGTTACGAGATTTATGAAGGCGCTGCCATACTTAATAACGACTACTTTTATACAACAGTAGATAACGTAGCACCTAATGCACTTACCAACCTTACAGTAACCGAACAATCGGGAACGGCTGTGTTAAACTGGGATGCTTCAACCGATACGGCGTTCGATACTTACACAGTTTACCGTTCAGAAAATGGTGGTGCATATATTAAAATAGCATCCAATTTGAGAACCAATAGCTATACAGATGATAGTATTTCAAACCAAAATTACAATTATTATGTTACTGCTACCGATAGGTCTTTTAACGAATCTAGTAGCTCTAATGTTGCTAATTTAGATTTAACACCTGTTATTTCAAATCAAACGATTACCATTGATGTAGTTGAAGATTCTTATGTTAGAGACGGAAAATTTAAAAACACTAATTATGGTTCTGCCAATAACCTTCAAATTAGAGAAATAAATTCTAATGGAGACAGACGCTATGCTTACTTAAAATTTAATCTTTCTGGAATTTCAAACGTTGTCTCTGCAACACTTCGTGTAAACAACACCGGTAACAATGGCGATGTTGATGTAAGCACTGTTTCGACTGATAATTGGTCTGAAAACACCATAAAATGGAACGGAAAACCCAGTCCTGGAAGTTATATAAATACTTATTCATTTAATAACTTAGGTGAATTTGATTTAGATGTAACTAATTATATCATTAATGAACTACAAGGAGATGGTGTTGCTAGTTTTATACTTCAAGGTTCAACATCTAATTTCATGACCATAGGAAGCAAAGAAGGTGGTAATGGTGCTACATTGATTATTGAATACAACAATGGAAGCACACAAAAGGGTTCTAAGACTAAGAATTCGTTTGTTGATTCTAACGTTTCAAAAAGTATTACCGAAACAAAAATGTATCCAAACCCAACCTCGTCTAAATTATACTTTAACATTGAAAATGCAGACACCGATAATGGTAGTATAGAAATTTTCGACAGTATTGGTAGATTAGTACAAAAAGCACATATTACAGGTTCTAAAATGGATATTAACCTTGAGGTACCAACAGGTATTTATTTAGTTAGAATTAATAATAAAGAACATTCCATAACAAAAAGAGTAGTTAAAAAATAA
- a CDS encoding sulfatase, with protein MKNKLYLKSKYFLWCLLMVILSCKEAKEVKETNVITKPNVLLLYMDDLRPELGCYGKKQIISPNIDALASTSLLFNNAYCNVPVCGASRASMITGMYPTKNRFLNYNTFVEQETPDAITLPQLFKNNGYTTISNGKVYHHLDDRENDWDEVWRPYAFDANDKGLSPTDYWQSLWRDYQLPENIKLYQETGTGPAYEMADVSDSTYIDGLMTKKVIRDLKKLKKSNKPFFLTAGFIVNHLPFNAPKKYWDLYPQESIKQPYNNFVPKNAPEMSVCNSPELRQYLFIPEKGPVNDSVAKQLIHGYYATVSYVDALIGEIMGTLKSLELDKNTVVILVADHGYNLQEHTEWAKFTNHNTSAKIPLLIKLPNKTKHASTNALVELVDIYPTLAELCGLTLPEDQLDGNSLVPIINNPNLEGKESVLIKRLNGYTLKTKRFAYTEYLNNKDNSMMANMLFDHDIDPDENINVSQEPEYKEQVKTLSELLHTKYNKNIQPE; from the coding sequence TATTGCTTTACATGGATGATTTACGTCCAGAACTTGGATGTTATGGTAAAAAACAAATAATATCCCCAAATATTGATGCGTTAGCATCTACTAGTTTATTATTTAACAATGCCTATTGCAATGTTCCTGTTTGCGGTGCATCTCGAGCTAGCATGATTACAGGAATGTATCCAACCAAAAATAGATTTTTAAATTACAATACATTTGTAGAACAAGAAACGCCCGATGCTATAACGCTGCCGCAGCTTTTTAAAAATAATGGATATACTACCATTTCTAACGGAAAAGTTTATCATCATTTAGATGATAGAGAAAACGATTGGGATGAAGTTTGGCGCCCTTATGCTTTTGATGCGAACGATAAAGGCTTATCGCCTACCGATTATTGGCAATCTTTGTGGCGTGATTATCAACTTCCAGAAAACATTAAATTATACCAAGAAACTGGTACAGGACCAGCTTATGAAATGGCAGATGTAAGCGATTCAACATACATTGATGGCCTAATGACGAAAAAAGTTATTCGAGATTTAAAAAAGTTAAAGAAAAGCAACAAACCATTTTTCCTAACTGCAGGATTTATAGTAAACCATTTACCTTTTAACGCACCAAAAAAATACTGGGATTTATACCCGCAAGAAAGCATTAAACAGCCCTATAATAATTTTGTTCCTAAAAATGCTCCAGAAATGTCTGTGTGCAATTCTCCAGAACTTAGACAATATTTGTTTATTCCCGAAAAAGGCCCGGTAAACGATAGTGTAGCTAAACAATTAATACATGGTTATTATGCCACTGTAAGTTATGTAGATGCGCTAATAGGTGAAATTATGGGTACTTTAAAAAGTTTAGAATTAGATAAAAATACTGTAGTTATTTTAGTGGCAGACCATGGGTACAACTTACAAGAACATACCGAATGGGCTAAATTTACAAACCATAACACCTCTGCTAAAATTCCTTTACTTATTAAACTACCAAATAAAACTAAACATGCATCTACAAATGCTTTAGTAGAATTGGTAGATATTTACCCTACATTGGCAGAACTATGTGGTTTAACATTACCAGAAGATCAATTAGATGGTAACAGTTTAGTTCCTATAATTAATAATCCAAATCTAGAAGGAAAAGAAAGTGTTTTAATTAAACGTTTAAACGGCTACACTTTAAAAACAAAAAGATTTGCTTACACCGAATATTTAAACAACAAAGATAATTCGATGATGGCAAATATGTTATTTGATCATGATATTGATCCCGATGAAAATATTAATGTTTCTCAAGAACCAGAATATAAAGAGCAAGTTAAAACTCTGAGTGAATTACTTCATACCAAATACAACAAAAACATACAACCCGAATAA
- a CDS encoding arylsulfatase: MKFKALLILFSLVLCSCLNKQNQESKLANSISENVSQSPNIILVLADDLGFSDLGCYGSEINTPNLDSLANNGIRYTQFYNTSRCCPTRASLLTGLYPHQTGLGWMTRVDLQQPGYIAELNDKNVTLGEALQTAGYSTYISGKWHVNKDDECEQDSPKHNWPIQRGFDGFYGILKGASDYFNPDNLYNGNTHIKPENNFYFTDAVNNTSVKFIENHFESKKNPFFMYVAHIAPHWPIQAKEEDIAKYQGKYMEGWDVLRKKRFEKMKKLGIIPENTLLSEKDPDIPDWETLTESEKIEMDKRMAIYAAQIDCMDQGIGQIISTLKKHKQLDNTVIMFVSDNGGCLQPISRGESKAVEDLGNEKSFESYGKPWANVSNTPFKNYKKWEHEGGISTPLIIHWPNGIKQKGSLNSRVGHVIDFMPTVLELANGEYPKTYKNKAVLPMEGESLVASFNSENAKPRTLYFEHIGARGLRDGNWKLVSLNSENKYPYYEQWELYNLENDRSETHDLAMKYPEKVNELAMKWDHWAKRTHVYPIDGRSWDKKIENPTGVQLKE, from the coding sequence ATGAAATTTAAAGCCTTGTTAATACTTTTTTCTTTAGTATTATGTTCGTGTCTTAACAAACAAAATCAAGAATCAAAACTTGCAAATTCAATTAGTGAAAATGTATCACAATCACCAAATATTATATTAGTACTTGCCGATGATTTAGGTTTTTCAGATCTAGGATGTTATGGCAGTGAAATTAATACACCAAACCTAGATTCATTAGCCAATAATGGTATAAGATACACGCAATTTTATAACACATCTAGATGTTGTCCCACAAGAGCCTCCTTGTTAACTGGTTTATATCCCCATCAAACGGGTTTGGGTTGGATGACTAGAGTCGATTTGCAACAACCTGGTTATATAGCAGAACTTAACGATAAAAATGTAACCCTGGGAGAAGCGCTTCAAACGGCGGGCTACTCGACATATATATCGGGTAAATGGCATGTAAATAAAGATGATGAATGTGAACAAGACAGCCCAAAACACAATTGGCCAATACAACGTGGTTTTGATGGTTTTTATGGCATATTGAAAGGCGCATCAGATTATTTTAACCCAGATAATCTTTACAATGGGAATACGCATATTAAACCAGAAAATAACTTTTATTTTACAGATGCTGTTAATAATACTTCAGTAAAATTTATCGAAAATCATTTTGAGAGCAAAAAAAATCCATTTTTCATGTATGTTGCACATATAGCTCCTCATTGGCCCATTCAAGCCAAAGAAGAAGATATTGCAAAATATCAAGGTAAATACATGGAAGGCTGGGATGTATTAAGAAAAAAGCGTTTTGAAAAAATGAAAAAACTGGGTATTATACCAGAAAACACACTGTTGTCTGAAAAAGACCCAGATATACCAGATTGGGAAACGCTTACCGAAAGCGAAAAAATAGAAATGGATAAGCGTATGGCTATTTATGCTGCTCAAATTGACTGTATGGATCAAGGTATAGGTCAAATAATATCTACACTTAAAAAACACAAACAGCTTGATAATACTGTTATTATGTTTGTCTCAGATAATGGTGGTTGTTTACAACCCATATCTAGAGGGGAGAGCAAAGCGGTTGAAGATTTAGGAAATGAAAAATCGTTTGAAAGCTATGGGAAACCGTGGGCAAATGTTAGTAATACGCCTTTTAAAAATTATAAAAAGTGGGAACATGAAGGAGGCATTTCTACCCCATTAATTATACATTGGCCAAATGGAATTAAGCAAAAAGGAAGTCTTAATAGTAGAGTTGGTCATGTTATAGATTTTATGCCTACGGTATTAGAACTTGCCAATGGGGAATACCCAAAAACATATAAAAACAAAGCAGTTTTACCTATGGAAGGAGAAAGCTTGGTTGCTAGTTTTAATTCAGAAAATGCTAAACCTAGGACCCTTTATTTTGAACACATTGGAGCCAGAGGTTTAAGGGATGGTAACTGGAAACTCGTTTCCTTAAACAGTGAAAACAAGTATCCCTATTACGAGCAATGGGAGTTGTATAATTTGGAAAACGACCGCTCTGAAACACACGATTTAGCCATGAAATACCCAGAAAAAGTAAATGAGTTAGCTATGAAATGGGACCATTGGGCAAAACGCACGCATGTGTATCCAATCGATGGCAGGTCTTGGGATAAGAAAATTGAAAACCCAACTGGTGTTCAGCTTAAAGAATAA